The Manis javanica isolate MJ-LG chromosome 4, MJ_LKY, whole genome shotgun sequence genome contains a region encoding:
- the S100A10 gene encoding protein S100-A10 encodes MPSQMEHAMETMMFTFHKFAGEKGYLTKEDLRVLMEKEFPGFLENQKDPLAVDKIMKDLDQCRDGRVGFQSFFSLIAGLTIACNDYFVLHMKQKGKK; translated from the exons ATGCCATCTCAAATGGAACACGCCATGGAAACCATGATGTTCACGTTTCACAAATTTGCTGGGGAGAAAGGTTACTTAACAAAGGAGGACCTGAGAGTACTCATGGAAAAGGAGTTCCCTGGATTTTTGGAA aatcaaAAAGACCCTCTAGCGGTGGACAAAATAATGAAGGACCTGGACCAATGCCGAGATGGCAGAGTGGGCTTCCAGAGCTTCTTTTCACTAATTGCTGGGCTCACCATTGCGTGCAATGACTATTTTGTACTAcacatgaagcagaagggaaagAAGTAG